In Candidatus Anaeroferrophillus wilburensis, one DNA window encodes the following:
- a CDS encoding response regulator, producing the protein MSEKKKILVVDDEPDFSSIVKTNLEAEGFAVDVAYNGVEGLAKVKADPPDAIVLDVMMPEKDGYQVCAELKADAKYADIPIVMLTAVASHVSSTRYSHHGGMSMEADDYLPKPASAEQISASVKRVLGL; encoded by the coding sequence ATGAGCGAGAAAAAGAAAATTCTTGTGGTGGACGATGAGCCTGATTTCTCTTCCATTGTGAAGACCAATCTGGAAGCAGAGGGTTTTGCTGTCGATGTTGCCTATAATGGGGTAGAGGGGCTGGCAAAGGTAAAGGCCGATCCCCCGGATGCGATTGTCCTCGACGTTATGATGCCTGAAAAGGATGGTTACCAGGTGTGCGCCGAACTGAAAGCTGATGCGAAATATGCTGACATCCCTATTGTTATGCTGACGGCGGTGGCTTCTCACGTCAGTTCGACCCGCTATTCACACCATGGCGGGATGAGCATGGAAGCTGATGATTATCTTCCCAAACCAGCTTCGGCAGAGCAGATTAGCGCCAGTGTCAAAAGGGTTCTAGGTCTGTAG
- a CDS encoding methylenetetrahydrofolate reductase — translation MSLKSKFDAGEFVTLAEMEPPKGVDVLAMITNANQVKYKVDAFVVPEMSNAVMRMSSLGGALILQNKGLETIMQVNCRDRNQLALQADLLAAGAAGVSGVIAVPGDDPVIGDHHQAKSVYDLDMNQLLQAANGLRNGTDLAGNSLAGAPGFLLGASVNAGAKDKALAQEIKKAKESIDAGARFLITNPLFELNSIDSFIDQFGGSKATIIPTVLVLKSVGMARYINQTQEHISIPDALIERIRKASDKPAECIRIAREMISAIHDAGFGGVLISTVGWEHRLPEILP, via the coding sequence ATGAGCTTAAAGAGCAAATTTGACGCAGGGGAATTTGTCACTTTGGCAGAGATGGAACCCCCGAAAGGGGTTGATGTTTTGGCTATGATTACCAATGCCAATCAGGTCAAATACAAAGTCGATGCTTTTGTTGTACCCGAGATGAGCAATGCAGTCATGCGCATGAGCTCCCTCGGCGGCGCGCTGATTCTGCAAAATAAGGGCCTGGAAACGATTATGCAGGTTAATTGTCGGGACCGCAATCAGCTTGCTCTGCAGGCGGACCTTTTGGCCGCCGGTGCTGCCGGGGTTAGTGGTGTTATTGCCGTACCCGGTGACGATCCGGTGATTGGGGATCATCATCAGGCCAAATCGGTGTATGACCTTGATATGAACCAGCTTCTGCAGGCGGCCAACGGCCTGCGAAATGGTACCGATCTCGCCGGCAACAGTCTGGCTGGAGCTCCCGGGTTTCTGCTTGGGGCCTCCGTTAATGCCGGTGCCAAGGATAAGGCGCTGGCTCAGGAAATTAAAAAAGCTAAAGAGAGCATTGATGCCGGTGCCCGGTTTCTGATAACCAATCCTTTGTTTGAGCTTAATTCCATTGATTCATTCATTGACCAGTTTGGCGGCAGCAAAGCAACGATAATTCCGACGGTGCTGGTGCTTAAATCAGTTGGGATGGCACGCTATATCAACCAGACCCAGGAGCACATCTCAATTCCCGATGCTTTGATCGAGCGTATCCGCAAGGCATCCGACAAACCGGCCGAGTGTATTCGCATCGCCAGGGAGATGATTTCTGCCATCCACGATGCCGGGTTTGGCGGCGTGCTGATCTCCACCGTTGGTTGGGAGCATAGACTGCCGGAAATCTTACCCTGA